The genomic region GAATGTGTCGACCTCGCGGTAAGCGACGGCTTCCTCTCCGGCTGCTGCTGGACGCACCGTTAGTTCGCCTCGCTTCGGGTCGATCTTGAGCGAGATCTCCTGAACCTGCTCTGAAGAACGGGGACCGCCCACCAGTTGCAGTCCGACGATGCCCGGCAGGATCGTCTGCCAAGTCGCGTTGTCCTTGATGGATTCAACGGCGCGGTCGATGTCGGCTTTCGTGGGTGCCTCTTCTTCCCCGCGGGCCGCGCGGTCGAGGGACATGAGAGGCCGCAGTCGGGCCTCGGCCTCGACGCGCTGCCGCTTGCCTGGACCGAGCATCGCTGCGATCTGTTCAAGTTCTTTGCCGACCACTAAGCCCACATCGCTCGGTGGCTGAACGGAGACCGGGAGGACCCGACCGGGCATGACATCGGTCAGGTCTTGGTTGGTCAGGCCCTTGAGTACCTTGCGGAAGATGGTGACGGCGGACCGGAGGTGGATCCAGAGAACGTCTTCTGACATCGCGATGACGTCGTGAGTGGCGGTGTCGCGGACCTCGGTTAGCGCGAGAAGCAGGACACGGTCGCCTTCGTCCAAGATCTTGAGGTCCGCCTCTGCGATGTTGATGCACTTGCCGAGGTCGAACGACTTGGAGGTGCCGGGAAAGCACACGTTCCTGCGCTTCTCGAAGATGGCCGCCTTGAGCAGCATCTCGAACGCGTGTGCTGCGAACATGACTACGGCGTGCTCACGCCCCATGGGCGAAGGCCGGTTGAACAGTTCGATCGCCAGCGTCAGAGACTCAACCGCTGTGGAGACGTACTGCCTGGTCTTCCGGGCAGCCATATGTCAGTGACCGTCCAGGGTCGGCTGCTCGTCGGCGTCGCCTGGCTTGGTGGTCTTCTTCGTACTCCCCTTCTTGGGCATCTTCCCGGTCGGGCTTCGCCAGGGCTCCGTGTTCTCGTTGAACGGCATGTCCAAGTAGACGGGGTCCTGCCGCCACTTCTTGAGTCCGTCCTTGTGGAGCGTGGCGGTCCTGGTGCCGAGTTCGCCTCGGTTGTTCAGACGGAAATCGCCGGTCTCAACTTCGTTGATGTAGACCTCACGGAACGTGAACGGCTCTCGGTCTTGGGCTGCGATCCAGGAACGGTTGTCCACCTCATAGGTGAAGACACAGAGGACCTGTTTGCGTGCGCCGTGTGTGTCTACTGCACCGCCGGACTTGCGTGATGCCTTGACCTCTACCCCGTCTTCGCCTGACGCGGCTGCGTCTCCCGGATAGCGGTCGCGGACAAGAAGGTCTGGGTGGCCGTTGTGTTGCAAGTTGGGTGTTAGGGCTCTGGCGTGCTGGCCGAGGCTGTCGGTCAGCATGTCGGAGATCATCCCGGACAATCCGGCTGGGCGGATCATGTCGTCGAGCCGTCGGAAGCCCTTCCCCATGAGGTACGAGTTGACGTCGTTGAAGTAGTCGCACACGTCTTGCATGGCGGCTTCGAAGTCGAGGCGGCGCAGTGAGTGTGGGTAGCCGGGGTGCGGGAGGAAGCACTCCTGCCGGACGGTCGCTTTCCGAGGCTCGGGCACGGGTGTACCCAATCATGTTGGACGATCGGCGGGGCCGGATTGTCCGACGTCCCAGGTGCTCGGTTTGATGACCTTTGTGAGTGTGTCCTTGCGTGTCCGTAGGGGAGGCAGTAAACCTGCTCGGGCATAGCGTCAGAAGTGCTGATTGAGGCTCAGTTGAGCAATCCCGGCGGCCTTCTAATCCGCCGGTCGCAGGTTCGAGTCCTGCCGGGGGCGCTCGTCGCGGCGCCGGCACCTCCACGGTGCCGGCTCAGCCGCTGCGCGGGTCCCGAGTGGTCGGCCGCAGCACCCGGACCCGCTCGGGGCGGAACCCGTGCTGCATG from Nocardioides salarius harbors:
- a CDS encoding DUF3644 domain-containing protein, which translates into the protein MAARKTRQYVSTAVESLTLAIELFNRPSPMGREHAVVMFAAHAFEMLLKAAIFEKRRNVCFPGTSKSFDLGKCINIAEADLKILDEGDRVLLLALTEVRDTATHDVIAMSEDVLWIHLRSAVTIFRKVLKGLTNQDLTDVMPGRVLPVSVQPPSDVGLVVGKELEQIAAMLGPGKRQRVEAEARLRPLMSLDRAARGEEEAPTKADIDRAVESIKDNATWQTILPGIVGLQLVGGPRSSEQVQEISLKIDPKRGELTVRPAAAGEEAVAYREVDTFDKYNIALNALGPKLGLTQYQGHAVIHVMDLKSDPACYKIRRTKAGNVAFQGLSVIALDRARQAIADGTVVVADAVNAYKARNK